A genomic window from Coccinella septempunctata chromosome 9, icCocSept1.1, whole genome shotgun sequence includes:
- the LOC123320543 gene encoding ubiquitin carboxyl-terminal hydrolase MINDY-3 homolog: MAEILPTAIEQELLGIKHLLWGNEVKPDIFKRWSQGFHFSENEPSALEQISGGPCAILAPVQGFILKNFLLEYRDLTFRDRVNSEIVSSKLIDALIEILEQCKTQKYHLVCLNHDAVKSSKENEAKCDILEQKNDGRYFYHNINTPSEFHEKLKVVTYESIEDVRRHFIENIGSIKSQFGILLFLYSVIFTKGVEQVKIESESTDPLIDETYGYGSQSLINLMITGRATTYVWDNEQDVGGLRLKGIAEQGTIGFITLMEHLRFCTVGSFYKNPKNPVWVVGSDTHLTVLFSDEFRLVSPETKSEEARRVFKSNDPDGNNFIDSKYLGNILETLGLCSEQEYVDIMRRKLDSESLGIILLNAFMEEFFPKEETSTPDMFRLVHYNGLASSNVNGAVKYQIGSAILLEMDLKSICESNPVLTVLQTKWPNIEVSWEKNVMPSLN, from the exons atgGCAGAAATATTGCCGACTGCAATTGAGCAAGAACTACTTGGAATAAAGCATTTATTATGGGGAAACGAAGTCAAACCAGATATATTCAAAAGATGGTCTCAAG GATTCCACTTCAGCGAAAATGAACCAAGTGCTTTAGAACAAATTAGTGGTGGACCATGTGCAATACTAGCACCTGTTCAAGGGTTCATTTTAAAGAATTTTTTGCTAGAATACAGAGACTTAACGTTTAGGGACAGG GTCAATTCGGAGATTGTAAGCAGTAAATTGATAGATGCTCTGATAGAGATTCTCGAACAGTGTAAAACACAAAAATATCATTTGGTATGCTTGAACCATGACGCGGTAAAAAGTAGCAAGGAAAATGAGGCAAAATGTGATATTCTGGAACAGAAAAATGATGGTCGTTATTTCTACCACAACATAAACACCCCCTCAGAATTTCACGAGAAATTAAAAGTTGTGACGTATGAAAGCATCGAGGATGTGAGAAGGCATTTCATAGAGAATATCGGCAGCATTAAATCTCAATTCGGGATTCTCCTATTCCTTTATTCTGTGATATTTACGAAA GGTGTAGAACAAGTCAAAATCGAGTCAGAATCTACAGATCCACTAATTGATGAGACTTATGGCTATGGAAGTCAAAGTCTAATCAATTTGATGATAACAGGACGAGCCACCACCTACGTTTGGGACAACGAACAAGATGTTGGGGGTTTAA GACTCAAAGGTATCGCTGAACAAGGTACTATAGGCTTCATAACGCTAATGGAACATTTACGGTTTTGCACTGTCGGATCCTTCTACAAAAACCCAAAAAATCCCGTATGGGTGGTTGGTTCCGACACTCACCTCACAG TTTTATTCAGTGATGAATTTAGGCTGGTCAGTCCGGAAACAAAGAGTGAGGAGGCTAGAAGAGTATTTAAGAGTAACGATCCAGACGGGAACAATTTCATTGATTCTAAATATTTAGGGAACATTCTAGAAACGCTAGGACTTTGTAGTGAACAGGAATA TGTGGATATAATGAGAAGGAAGTTGGACTCGGAAAGCCTTGGTATCATCCTATTGAATGCTTTTATGGAAGAATTTTTTCCCAAGGAAGAGACATCTACACCAGATATGTTCAGATTGGTGCATTATAATGGATTAGCAAGTAGCAATGTAAATGGCGCG GTAAAATATCAAATTGGTTCTGCCATTCTGCTCGAGATGGACCTGAAATCAATTTGCGAGTCCAATCCAGTTTTGACGGTTTTACAAACTAAATGGCCGAACATCGAGGTTAGCTGGGAGAAAAATGTAATGCCTTCGTTGAATTGA
- the LOC123320544 gene encoding histidine triad nucleotide-binding protein 3-like — protein sequence MNSIFLVRTPKIFTNFPLVCKFSSVINMSSSNCIFCDIVSGTSPATIVYQDSELVAFNDIKPAAKHHFLIVPKQHFDSINVLNASNIPLVEKMVDTAKKVLEELGGDLNDARLGFHCPPFNTIKHLHLHCLSPVGEMSFLHKMMFRPNTWWFSSAEQTIENLKSKI from the exons ATGAATTCTATTTTTTTGGTTAGGACCCCAAAAATATTTACAAATTTTCCTCTTGTCTGCAAATTTTCTTCAGTAATTAAC ATGTCTTCAAGTAATTGTatattctgtgatattgtgtCTGGTACTTCCCCAGCTACAATCGTTTACCAAGATTCTGAACTTGTTGCGTTTAATGATATAAAACCTGCTGCAAAGCATCATTTCTTGATCGTGCCAAAGCAACATTTCGACAGTATAAATGTGTTGAATGCTAGCAATATACCTTTAG TGGAAAAAATGGTTGATACAGCTAAAAAAGTATTAGAGGAATTAGGGGGTGACTTGAACGATGCTAGATTAGGCTTTCACTGTCCCCCTTTTAATACCATTAAACATTTACATCTTCACTGTTTATCTCCAGTAGGAGAGATGTCTTTTCTTCATAAAATGATGTTCAGACCGAATACTTGGTGGTTTTCTTCC GCCGAGCAAACTATTGAAAATCTTAAGAGCAAGATCTAA
- the LOC123320896 gene encoding uncharacterized protein LOC123320896 isoform X2: MDKAREKVFRRKDSVTKIGNDGQNAASGVGMGRDKAGVRPRSRSVYTANSYVSDDIVTSRDLAKYEGPHNWHCPLPKPITVKHFYSDDINGEIWADDGYIGGTTVTPHGVISLRLHNRIRVDISLDRAIRIVNMKNAIILALNSSGSSSALIHPNGRVYQYGSRVEILAHDNQGNNKYAKMWYKGVSFTSDQCALVYLVDSAGTRTTTDTFSDLSSDFTLGVFYNTFPTGDSPYNLDMPGIPHGTHLVDEAIGILQAANYWMTEDGTDNWIINSVRISQTSDGLVRVGRNSNKFSLRTSPTNGSASVSSPYMHCTGSMGQTRHLFVRRGERRMHYDGSTFIVRNAGHSAGFDEKQQLKVY, from the exons ATGGATAAAGCTCGCGAAAAAGTATTCCGACGAAAAG ATAGTGTAACAAAAATAGGCAATGACGGACAGAATGCGGCCAGCGGCGTGGGTATGGGCAGGGATAAGGCTGGCGTACGTCCGAGAAGTCGAAGCGTTTACACGGCAAATTCTTACGTGAGCGATGACATTGTCACATCTCGAGACTTGGCGAAATACGAGGGCCCCCATAACTGGCATTGCCCCTTACCTAAACCCATTACAGTGAAGCACTTTTACTCCGATGACATCAAC GGTGAAATTTGGGCGGATGACGGATACATAGGTGGCACCACTGTGACACCCCACGGAGTCATATCCCTGCGTCTCCACAACAGGATCCGCGTGGACATATCCCTGGACCGGGCCATCAGGATAGTCAACATGAAGAACGCGATCATTTTAGCCCTCAACTCCAGCGGATCGTCCTCCGCGCTCATCCACCCCAACGGCAGGGTGTACCAGTACGGTTCAAGGGTTGAGATTTTAGCGCACGACAACCAGGGCAACAATAA GTACGCCAAGATGTGGTACAAAGGCGTCAGTTTCACCAGCGACCAGTGCGCCCTCGTATACCTGGTGGATTCAGCCGGAACCAGGACTACCACCGATACTTTCTCGGACCTATCGTCCGATTTTACCCTGGGCGTTTTTTACAA CACCTTTCCAACGGGGGATTCCCCCTATAATCTGGATATGCCAGGCATTCCCCACGGCACGCATTTGGTGGACGAGGCGATCGGAATCCTGCAAGCCGCCAACTATTGGATGACCGAGGATGGCACCGACAATTGGATCATAAACAGCGTCAGGATCTCCCAGACATCGGACGGCTTGGTTAG GGTAGGCCGTAACAGCAACAAGTTCTCACTGCGCACCTCCCCCACCAACGGGTCGGCGTCCGTCTCCTCCCCCTACATGCACTGCACCGGTTCCATGGGCCAGACGCGTCACCTGTTCGTGCGCAGGGGCGAACGGCGCATGCACTACGACGGCTCCACCTTCATCGTGCGCAACGCCGGCCACTCGGCGGGATTCGACGAGAAACAACAGTTGAAGGTCTACTGA
- the LOC123321120 gene encoding histone H3.3-like: protein MVRVKQINGKQKLEDTIQEKILKAKKDKYESKTSVDKSKKLYRKRGNFVLDEIRHYQLVTENLILKKPFQRLVKEILINVQAENARPLYRMSCAAVCILQDMAESYLTDLMNDGVICALHANRITIFPKDFDLVLRLSPNY, encoded by the coding sequence ATGGTCCGCGTGAAACAAATCAATggtaaacaaaaattggaagatACTATTCAGGAGAAGATCTTGAAAGCCAAAAAGGACAAATATGAATCGAAAACTTCCGTAGATAAGAGCAAAAAACTTTACAGGAAACGTGGAAACTTTGTTCTTGATGAAATCAGACACTACCAATTAGTTACTGAGAATTTGATATTGAAGAAGCCGTTTCAAAGGTTGGTGAAGGAAATACTTATTAATGTTCAGGCAGAAAATGCCAGACCTTTATACCGAATGTCTTGTGCAGCAGTTTGTATATTACAAGATATGGCAGAGTCTTACTTAACAGATTTAATGAATGATGGTGTCATATGCGCCTTACATGCTAATAGAATAACAATTTTTCCAAAAGATTTTGACTTAGTATTAAGATTGAGCCCGAATTATTGA
- the LOC123320896 gene encoding uncharacterized protein LOC123320896 isoform X1 gives MDKAREKVFRRKVVFSDSVTKIGNDGQNAASGVGMGRDKAGVRPRSRSVYTANSYVSDDIVTSRDLAKYEGPHNWHCPLPKPITVKHFYSDDINGEIWADDGYIGGTTVTPHGVISLRLHNRIRVDISLDRAIRIVNMKNAIILALNSSGSSSALIHPNGRVYQYGSRVEILAHDNQGNNKYAKMWYKGVSFTSDQCALVYLVDSAGTRTTTDTFSDLSSDFTLGVFYNTFPTGDSPYNLDMPGIPHGTHLVDEAIGILQAANYWMTEDGTDNWIINSVRISQTSDGLVRVGRNSNKFSLRTSPTNGSASVSSPYMHCTGSMGQTRHLFVRRGERRMHYDGSTFIVRNAGHSAGFDEKQQLKVY, from the exons ATGGATAAAGCTCGCGAAAAAGTATTCCGACGAAAAG TTGTCTTTTCAGATAGTGTAACAAAAATAGGCAATGACGGACAGAATGCGGCCAGCGGCGTGGGTATGGGCAGGGATAAGGCTGGCGTACGTCCGAGAAGTCGAAGCGTTTACACGGCAAATTCTTACGTGAGCGATGACATTGTCACATCTCGAGACTTGGCGAAATACGAGGGCCCCCATAACTGGCATTGCCCCTTACCTAAACCCATTACAGTGAAGCACTTTTACTCCGATGACATCAAC GGTGAAATTTGGGCGGATGACGGATACATAGGTGGCACCACTGTGACACCCCACGGAGTCATATCCCTGCGTCTCCACAACAGGATCCGCGTGGACATATCCCTGGACCGGGCCATCAGGATAGTCAACATGAAGAACGCGATCATTTTAGCCCTCAACTCCAGCGGATCGTCCTCCGCGCTCATCCACCCCAACGGCAGGGTGTACCAGTACGGTTCAAGGGTTGAGATTTTAGCGCACGACAACCAGGGCAACAATAA GTACGCCAAGATGTGGTACAAAGGCGTCAGTTTCACCAGCGACCAGTGCGCCCTCGTATACCTGGTGGATTCAGCCGGAACCAGGACTACCACCGATACTTTCTCGGACCTATCGTCCGATTTTACCCTGGGCGTTTTTTACAA CACCTTTCCAACGGGGGATTCCCCCTATAATCTGGATATGCCAGGCATTCCCCACGGCACGCATTTGGTGGACGAGGCGATCGGAATCCTGCAAGCCGCCAACTATTGGATGACCGAGGATGGCACCGACAATTGGATCATAAACAGCGTCAGGATCTCCCAGACATCGGACGGCTTGGTTAG GGTAGGCCGTAACAGCAACAAGTTCTCACTGCGCACCTCCCCCACCAACGGGTCGGCGTCCGTCTCCTCCCCCTACATGCACTGCACCGGTTCCATGGGCCAGACGCGTCACCTGTTCGTGCGCAGGGGCGAACGGCGCATGCACTACGACGGCTCCACCTTCATCGTGCGCAACGCCGGCCACTCGGCGGGATTCGACGAGAAACAACAGTTGAAGGTCTACTGA